A section of the Cryobacterium soli genome encodes:
- the rsmG gene encoding 16S rRNA (guanine(527)-N(7))-methyltransferase RsmG: MTLSLEAEPAVAAELFGDRIDVARDFTRHLAEQGEELGLIGPLELPRLWSRHILNCVLVAPLLRPGRVGDVGSGAGLPGLVLAIARPDVSFILIEPMERRVAWLTGQIAALGLTNATVLRARAEDIRLDAPLDQVTARAVSALKTLIPLTAPLLRPGGELVVMKGAGAAGEIGNAAKAIARFRLRNVEVLTLGEGVLPDVTRVIRATVD; this comes from the coding sequence GTGACCCTCTCTCTCGAGGCCGAGCCGGCCGTCGCCGCCGAGTTGTTCGGCGACCGCATCGACGTGGCGCGCGATTTCACCCGACACCTCGCCGAACAGGGTGAGGAGCTGGGGCTGATCGGTCCGCTCGAGCTCCCCCGGCTGTGGAGCAGGCACATCCTGAACTGCGTCCTCGTGGCTCCGTTGCTGCGCCCGGGGCGGGTCGGGGATGTCGGATCAGGCGCGGGGCTTCCCGGCTTGGTGCTCGCGATCGCTCGCCCCGACGTCTCTTTCATCCTCATCGAGCCGATGGAGCGTCGCGTCGCCTGGTTGACCGGGCAGATCGCCGCGCTGGGCCTGACCAACGCGACCGTGCTTCGGGCCCGCGCCGAGGACATCCGGTTGGATGCCCCGCTCGACCAGGTCACCGCGCGGGCCGTGAGTGCACTCAAGACGTTGATTCCCCTGACCGCGCCGCTGCTGCGGCCGGGCGGAGAACTCGTCGTCATGAAGGGCGCCGGGGCCGCGGGCGAGATCGGCAACGCCGCCAAGGCCATCGCGCGGTTCCGGCTGCGAAATGTCGAAGTTCTCACCCTCGGCGAGGGCGTGCTGCCGGACGTCACCCGGGTCATAAGGGCTACAGTGGACTAG
- the trxA gene encoding thioredoxin codes for MSARAVTDATFDQEVINNEKTVLVDFWAEWCGPCRAVSPILDQIAAENSDKIDIVKLNVDDHPALAAKYMITSIPAMKVFQKGEVVKTVIGAKPKPALEADLAAYLK; via the coding sequence ATGTCTGCACGCGCCGTCACCGACGCCACCTTCGACCAGGAAGTCATCAACAACGAGAAGACCGTCCTGGTGGACTTCTGGGCCGAGTGGTGTGGCCCGTGTCGCGCCGTCAGCCCGATCCTCGACCAGATCGCCGCTGAGAACTCCGACAAGATCGACATCGTCAAGCTGAACGTCGACGACCACCCGGCCCTCGCCGCGAAGTACATGATCACCTCCATCCCCGCGATGAAGGTCTTCCAGAAGGGCGAGGTCGTCAAGACCGTCATCGGCGCCAAGCCGAAGCCCGCCCTCGAAGCCGACCTGGCCGCCTACCTCAAGTAG
- the trxB gene encoding thioredoxin-disulfide reductase, with protein MRQIIIIGSGPAGFTAAIYAARANMKPLLIASSVEAGGELMNTTDVENFPGFADGIQGPELMAKMQEQAEKFGTEVIYDDVTKLEFGDTVKSVTLGNGETHEALSVIFATGSAYRKLGIHDEERLSGRGVSWCATCDGFFFKEKVIAVVGGGDSAMEEATFLTRFASKVYIIHRKDTLRASKIMQERAKSHPKIEFVWNTEVVGIDGEEAVEGLRLRDTVTGAESSLPIGGLFVAIGNDPRTHLVHNLLDLTSDGTIAVAGRSSKTSQAGVFAAGDVIDPTYRQAVTAAASGTVAALDAEHYLATLPEDLLAQAGDPEFATVTN; from the coding sequence GTGCGTCAGATCATCATCATCGGTTCGGGCCCTGCCGGGTTCACGGCCGCCATTTACGCTGCGCGGGCGAACATGAAGCCGCTCCTGATCGCCAGCTCGGTCGAGGCCGGCGGTGAACTGATGAACACCACCGACGTGGAGAACTTCCCCGGCTTCGCCGACGGAATCCAGGGCCCTGAGCTGATGGCCAAGATGCAGGAGCAGGCCGAGAAGTTCGGCACCGAGGTCATCTACGACGACGTCACGAAGCTGGAATTCGGCGACACCGTGAAGTCGGTGACCCTGGGCAACGGCGAGACGCACGAGGCCCTCTCGGTGATCTTCGCCACCGGCTCCGCCTACCGCAAGCTCGGCATCCACGATGAAGAGCGTCTGAGCGGCCGGGGCGTGTCCTGGTGCGCCACCTGCGACGGGTTCTTTTTCAAGGAGAAGGTCATCGCCGTCGTCGGCGGTGGCGACTCCGCCATGGAGGAGGCCACCTTCCTCACCCGCTTCGCCAGCAAGGTGTACATCATCCACCGCAAGGACACCCTGCGGGCGTCCAAGATCATGCAGGAGCGCGCCAAGTCGCACCCGAAGATCGAGTTCGTCTGGAACACCGAGGTCGTCGGCATCGATGGTGAAGAGGCCGTTGAGGGCCTGCGCCTGCGCGACACCGTCACGGGCGCCGAAAGCAGCCTCCCGATCGGCGGCCTGTTCGTGGCGATCGGCAACGACCCGCGCACCCACCTCGTGCACAACCTGCTCGACCTCACCAGCGACGGCACCATCGCTGTCGCCGGTCGGTCCTCCAAGACCAGCCAGGCGGGCGTGTTCGCCGCCGGAGACGTCATCGACCCCACGTACCGCCAGGCCGTCACCGCGGCCGCCAGCGGCACCGTGGCGGCTCTGGACGCCGAGCACTACCTGGCTACCCTTCCCGAGGATCTGCTGGCTCAGGCCGGCGACCCCGAATTTGCAACCGTCACCAACTAA
- a CDS encoding ParB/RepB/Spo0J family partition protein produces the protein MAKRTGLGRGIGSLIPVQENPSQARPVDVFFPYNENPHAEGTAGASPVHGTAQALAVDVAIATSPSEPVESGSASDTDLLAVPGARLAHLNPADIVPNAVQPRSVFDEDDLAELVHSIREVGVLQPIVVRPLAEQPGKYELVMGERRLRATKEVGLDSIPAIVRDTADIDMLRDALLENLHRAQLNPLEEASAYQQLLSDFEITQEELASRIGRSRPQITNTLRLLKLPEAVQLRVAAGVLSAGHARAVLSVGDHDGMVRLADKIVNEDLSVRAAEAAAAAGPKPVAVKPSPGKRQGHLNEIAEHLGDRLDTRVKISLGARKGQITVDFATIGDLNRILGVLGEPGFGAN, from the coding sequence ATGGCAAAACGTACAGGGCTTGGTCGTGGCATCGGGTCACTGATTCCCGTGCAGGAGAACCCCTCCCAGGCGCGTCCAGTCGACGTCTTCTTCCCGTACAACGAGAATCCCCATGCCGAGGGGACCGCCGGGGCCTCCCCCGTGCACGGAACCGCTCAGGCCCTGGCCGTGGACGTGGCCATCGCGACCTCACCCAGTGAACCCGTCGAGTCCGGCAGTGCCTCCGACACGGATCTGCTCGCGGTGCCCGGCGCCCGACTCGCGCACCTGAACCCTGCCGATATCGTGCCGAACGCGGTGCAGCCGCGCAGCGTCTTCGACGAAGACGACCTCGCCGAATTGGTGCACAGCATCCGCGAGGTCGGCGTGCTGCAGCCGATTGTGGTGCGGCCGCTCGCAGAACAGCCCGGTAAGTACGAACTCGTCATGGGTGAGCGTCGTCTGCGGGCGACCAAAGAGGTCGGCCTCGACAGCATTCCGGCCATCGTGCGGGACACCGCCGACATCGACATGTTGCGGGACGCGCTCCTGGAGAACCTGCACCGGGCCCAGCTCAACCCGTTGGAAGAGGCATCGGCGTACCAGCAGCTGCTCTCCGACTTCGAGATCACACAGGAGGAACTGGCCAGCCGCATCGGACGGTCACGCCCGCAGATCACGAACACCCTCCGGCTTCTGAAGCTGCCCGAAGCGGTTCAGCTGCGCGTGGCGGCCGGGGTTCTCTCCGCCGGCCACGCCCGTGCGGTGCTCTCGGTGGGTGACCACGACGGCATGGTGCGTCTGGCCGACAAGATTGTGAACGAAGACCTCTCGGTGCGCGCGGCCGAGGCCGCAGCAGCGGCCGGCCCGAAGCCTGTGGCCGTGAAGCCGTCGCCCGGAAAGCGACAGGGGCACCTGAATGAGATCGCCGAACACCTCGGTGATCGCCTGGACACCCGAGTGAAGATCAGCCTGGGAGCAAGAAAAGGCCAGATCACAGTCGATTTCGCCACCATAGGCGATCTGAACCGCATCCTCGGTGTCCTCGGTGAACCCGGCTTCGGAGCGAACTAG
- a CDS encoding ParA family protein encodes MKHPGEDQQAGSPGPGLDNSTPLAREISDLTRRRQVIAAERLPKPAITRVITISNQKGGVGKTTTAVNLAAALARQGARVLVIDLDPQGNASTALGVEHRAETPSVYDVIINDLPMVDVVQKSPEFGALYCVPATIHLAGAEIELVSLVAREQRLRRALDLHIKEMTDPYDYVFIDCPPSLGLLTINAFVAAREVLIPIQCEYYALEGLSQLLKNIELIEKHLNPQLVVSTILLTMYDSRTNLANQVAQDVRDHFPKQVLETLIPRSVRVSEAPSYGQSVISYDLNSAGSLSYLEAAAEIARRGVPESGDEQ; translated from the coding sequence GTGAAACATCCTGGCGAAGACCAGCAGGCCGGCTCCCCCGGTCCCGGCCTCGACAACAGCACCCCCTTGGCCCGGGAAATCTCGGACCTGACCCGTCGGCGGCAGGTGATCGCGGCGGAACGACTGCCCAAGCCCGCCATCACCCGCGTGATCACGATCTCCAACCAGAAGGGTGGGGTCGGCAAGACGACGACGGCCGTGAACCTCGCGGCGGCACTGGCCCGTCAAGGCGCGCGTGTGCTCGTGATCGACCTCGACCCGCAGGGCAACGCTTCGACTGCCCTCGGTGTTGAGCACCGCGCAGAAACCCCCAGTGTCTACGACGTCATCATCAACGATCTGCCCATGGTGGACGTTGTACAGAAGAGCCCCGAGTTCGGGGCGCTCTACTGCGTGCCAGCCACCATTCACCTGGCCGGCGCCGAGATCGAACTCGTGTCGCTCGTGGCCAGGGAACAGCGCCTGCGCCGCGCCCTCGACCTGCACATCAAGGAGATGACGGACCCGTACGATTACGTCTTCATCGACTGTCCCCCGTCGCTCGGCCTGCTCACGATCAACGCGTTTGTCGCTGCCCGCGAGGTTCTCATCCCTATCCAGTGCGAGTACTACGCTCTCGAGGGTCTGAGCCAATTGCTCAAGAACATCGAGTTGATCGAGAAACACCTCAACCCCCAGCTCGTCGTGTCCACGATTCTGCTCACCATGTACGACAGTCGAACCAATCTGGCCAACCAAGTGGCGCAGGATGTGCGCGACCACTTCCCGAAACAGGTGCTGGAGACGCTGATTCCGCGCTCTGTGCGCGTTTCTGAGGCGCCCAGCTACGGTCAGAGCGTGATCAGTTACGATCTGAACTCCGCAGGATCGCTCTCCTACCTCGAGGCAGCGGCAGAAATAGCCCGTCGGGGCGTTCCAGAATCAGGAGATGAGCAGTAA
- a CDS encoding D-alanine--D-alanine ligase family protein — MSESEFLDVVVLAGGISHERDVSIRSGRRVADELTNLGHRVTLIDPQAGLLTQLAEHRPDVIWPVLHGATGEDGALLSLLETTGIPHVGPRGTAAGLAWSKPTAKELVRRAGYSTPAWIALSRETFRDLGAASVLEHLVTALGTPLVVKPAQGGSAQGVTIVETAAGLPRAMVDAYTYADTALVEAKIEGTELAVTVIDTGDGPQALPAVEIVPVSGVFSFEARYNAGETLFFTPARIAPDVATTVAETAVAIHRLLGLAQLSRIDLMVDADGVAWFLEANVLPGLTETSLAPQSIEASGETLGSVYAALARAASVSLR, encoded by the coding sequence ATGAGCGAATCCGAGTTCCTTGACGTAGTGGTTCTCGCGGGCGGCATCTCGCACGAGCGGGACGTCTCCATCCGCAGTGGACGGCGCGTTGCCGACGAGCTGACCAACCTGGGCCACCGGGTCACCCTGATCGACCCGCAGGCCGGCCTCCTCACACAGCTCGCCGAGCACCGGCCGGATGTCATTTGGCCGGTCCTGCACGGAGCGACCGGAGAAGACGGGGCCCTGTTGTCTCTCCTGGAGACCACGGGGATCCCGCACGTAGGACCCCGCGGAACCGCAGCCGGCCTGGCCTGGTCGAAGCCCACCGCCAAGGAACTCGTGCGCCGGGCCGGGTACTCCACCCCCGCGTGGATCGCCCTGTCCCGCGAGACCTTCCGGGACCTCGGTGCGGCCAGCGTACTCGAACACCTGGTCACAGCGCTCGGCACCCCCCTGGTCGTCAAGCCGGCTCAGGGCGGCTCGGCGCAGGGGGTCACCATCGTCGAGACGGCCGCCGGCCTGCCCCGGGCCATGGTAGATGCCTACACGTACGCCGACACCGCCCTCGTGGAGGCCAAAATCGAGGGAACCGAGCTCGCGGTGACGGTCATCGACACCGGAGACGGCCCCCAGGCCCTTCCCGCAGTGGAAATCGTGCCCGTCAGCGGGGTTTTCAGCTTCGAAGCGCGCTACAACGCCGGCGAGACACTGTTCTTCACGCCCGCGCGCATTGCGCCGGACGTCGCCACCACTGTCGCCGAGACCGCTGTGGCGATTCACCGACTGCTCGGCCTTGCTCAACTGTCCCGTATCGACCTGATGGTGGATGCCGACGGCGTCGCGTGGTTCCTGGAAGCGAATGTGCTTCCGGGTCTCACCGAAACCTCGCTCGCACCCCAGTCGATCGAGGCATCCGGCGAGACCCTCGGCTCCGTGTACGCCGCCCTCGCCCGAGCCGCCTCGGTGAGCCTGCGCTGA
- a CDS encoding PLP-dependent aminotransferase family protein, which yields MTAIGTPQAGNNLDPWYHHYAERAAALRASEVRALFAVASRPEVVSLAGGMPYVAALPQDLVMNALENVMRKQGPVALQYGSGQGVPLFREQILEVMALEGIRANADDVVVTTGSQHALELVSKLFLDPGDVVISEGPSYVTAMVIFKSYQADVDHVPMDDQGMIPEALREHIARLKAAGRTIKFLYTIPSFHNPAGVTLSWARRLEILEIAKENQILVLEDNPYGLLYFDQKAPDAMRSVERDGVIYLGTFSKTLAPGFRVGWALAPHAIREKLVLANEAAVLSPSSFSQLVISEYLATADWKGQINTFRGVYRERKNAMLSALTEYLPELTWTNPNGGFYVWLNLPETLDSKAMLPRAVKELVAYTPGTAFFADGQGRQNIRLSFCYPTPEHIRLGIRRLATVVRDELELLDTFAGTGSLSPAHDGRRFGAPPPDIN from the coding sequence GTGACAGCGATAGGCACCCCCCAGGCCGGTAACAACCTCGACCCGTGGTATCACCACTACGCCGAGCGAGCCGCCGCCCTGCGCGCCTCCGAGGTACGCGCCCTGTTCGCAGTCGCCTCCCGCCCCGAAGTCGTCTCGCTGGCCGGCGGAATGCCCTACGTCGCCGCCCTGCCGCAGGACCTCGTCATGAACGCGCTCGAGAACGTCATGCGCAAGCAGGGTCCCGTAGCTCTGCAATATGGCTCTGGTCAGGGAGTTCCTTTGTTCCGAGAGCAGATTCTCGAGGTCATGGCGCTCGAGGGCATCCGGGCGAACGCCGACGACGTCGTGGTCACCACGGGGTCCCAGCACGCCCTCGAACTGGTCAGCAAGCTCTTCCTCGACCCGGGCGACGTCGTCATCTCGGAGGGACCGAGCTACGTCACCGCGATGGTGATCTTCAAGTCGTACCAGGCGGACGTGGACCACGTGCCCATGGACGACCAGGGCATGATCCCTGAGGCCCTGCGCGAGCACATCGCTCGGCTGAAGGCCGCGGGCCGCACCATCAAATTCCTCTACACGATTCCCAGCTTCCACAATCCGGCCGGCGTCACACTCAGTTGGGCGCGTCGCCTGGAGATCCTCGAGATCGCCAAGGAGAACCAGATCCTGGTTCTCGAGGACAACCCCTACGGCCTGCTCTACTTCGACCAGAAGGCACCGGATGCGATGCGCTCGGTCGAACGGGACGGCGTCATCTACCTGGGCACCTTCTCCAAGACCCTCGCGCCCGGGTTCCGGGTGGGCTGGGCACTGGCCCCGCATGCCATCCGCGAGAAGCTGGTGCTGGCCAATGAAGCCGCTGTGCTCTCCCCCAGTTCGTTCAGCCAGCTGGTGATCTCCGAGTACCTGGCCACGGCGGATTGGAAGGGCCAGATCAACACGTTCCGCGGTGTCTACCGGGAGCGCAAGAACGCCATGCTCTCGGCCCTGACGGAGTACCTGCCGGAGCTCACCTGGACCAACCCCAACGGTGGTTTCTATGTGTGGCTGAACCTGCCAGAGACCCTGGACTCCAAGGCCATGCTGCCGCGTGCGGTGAAGGAGCTGGTGGCGTACACCCCCGGCACGGCGTTCTTCGCCGACGGTCAGGGCCGCCAGAACATCCGGTTGTCGTTCTGCTACCCGACTCCCGAGCACATCCGCCTGGGCATCCGTCGCCTGGCTACCGTCGTGCGTGACGAGCTGGAGCTGCTCGACACCTTCGCCGGCACCGGTTCGCTCTCTCCGGCCCATGACGGTCGTCGCTTCGGCGCCCCGCCGCCCGACATCAACTGA
- the yidC gene encoding membrane protein insertase YidC codes for MDLLGTILWPLKWAVELLLVAWHWLFSNVGLNPNDGLTWVLSIVGLVLVVRAALIPIFVRQIKSQRKMLEVAPQLKKIQDKYKGKKDQFSREAMSRETMELYKRTGTNPLASCLPLLLQMPIFFALFSVLNDAQKSNAGVGPLNQELATSFGNATLFGRAPLHDTFAQQWTLMTGGADFNLSVMIIAATMVVLMTASQFITQLQIVSKNMSPETKASPMFRQQKIMLYLLPLVFAFSGVAFPLGVMFYWLTSNIWTMAQQFLVIRNMPTPGSEAAKAREERMARKGKLIATDGDIIVVEEAKKPAQRQQPVGKNRAKKQTGPKK; via the coding sequence ATGGACCTCTTAGGTACTATTCTCTGGCCGCTGAAATGGGCCGTTGAGCTTCTGCTCGTCGCCTGGCACTGGCTGTTCTCCAACGTGGGGCTCAACCCGAACGACGGCCTCACCTGGGTGCTGTCCATCGTGGGCCTTGTGCTCGTGGTGCGTGCCGCACTGATCCCCATCTTCGTTCGGCAGATCAAGAGCCAGCGCAAGATGCTCGAGGTCGCCCCGCAGCTCAAGAAGATCCAGGACAAGTACAAGGGCAAGAAGGACCAGTTCTCCCGCGAGGCCATGTCCCGCGAGACCATGGAGCTGTACAAGCGCACGGGCACCAACCCGCTCGCCTCCTGCCTGCCGTTGCTGCTGCAGATGCCGATCTTCTTCGCCCTGTTCTCGGTGCTCAACGACGCCCAGAAGTCCAACGCCGGCGTCGGACCGCTCAACCAGGAGCTCGCGACGAGCTTCGGCAACGCTACGCTCTTCGGCCGGGCCCCGCTGCACGACACCTTCGCCCAGCAGTGGACCCTGATGACCGGTGGGGCCGACTTCAACCTCTCCGTCATGATCATCGCCGCCACCATGGTGGTCCTGATGACCGCGTCGCAGTTCATCACCCAGCTGCAGATCGTCTCCAAGAACATGTCGCCGGAGACCAAGGCCAGCCCGATGTTCCGCCAGCAGAAGATCATGTTGTACCTGCTGCCGCTGGTCTTCGCCTTCTCCGGTGTGGCTTTCCCGCTCGGCGTCATGTTCTACTGGCTCACCTCGAACATCTGGACCATGGCCCAGCAGTTCCTGGTCATCCGCAACATGCCCACCCCCGGCAGCGAGGCCGCCAAGGCGCGCGAAGAGCGCATGGCCCGCAAGGGCAAGCTCATCGCAACCGACGGCGACATCATCGTCGTAGAAGAGGCCAAGAAGCCGGCCCAGCGTCAGCAGCCCGTGGGCAAGAACCGGGCCAAGAAGCAGACCGGGCCCAAGAAGTAA
- a CDS encoding R3H domain-containing nucleic acid-binding protein, with protein MDNNVTENTDVVNADAAADAPDALPTIGQLEQEGDIAADYIEEFLDICDLDGDIDIDARNGRAYLSVNSSDATNLRLLSKPDTVNALQELTRLAVQNKTGSFSRLILDVGGSREARQAELTDLVGRAIERIEGGATEASLPPMSSYERKLVHDIVSERGFVSESLGEGRDRHTVITAA; from the coding sequence ATGGACAACAACGTGACTGAGAACACCGACGTGGTCAACGCGGATGCTGCTGCCGACGCCCCCGACGCGCTGCCGACCATCGGCCAGTTGGAGCAGGAAGGCGATATCGCCGCCGACTACATTGAGGAATTCCTCGATATCTGCGACCTCGATGGGGACATCGATATCGATGCCCGCAACGGACGTGCCTACCTTTCGGTGAACTCGTCCGATGCCACCAACCTGCGTCTGCTGTCCAAGCCCGACACCGTCAACGCCCTGCAGGAGCTCACCAGGCTGGCCGTGCAGAACAAGACCGGCTCGTTCTCCCGTCTGATCCTCGACGTCGGTGGGTCGCGTGAAGCCCGCCAGGCCGAGCTGACCGACCTTGTCGGCCGTGCCATCGAACGTATCGAAGGCGGCGCAACGGAGGCCTCCCTCCCCCCGATGTCGTCGTACGAGCGCAAGCTGGTGCACGACATCGTGTCGGAGCGCGGGTTCGTCTCCGAGTCGCTGGGCGAAGGCCGTGACCGTCACACGGTCATCACCGCCGCGTAG
- the yidD gene encoding membrane protein insertion efficiency factor YidD: protein MNRAILTLVLLPRNVGVVLLRVYRAVISPLYGDVCRYYPSCSAYALGAVQEYGLIVGAFFAARRVLRCHPWAEGGIDDVPLKRHRRYTVTSFGFVVPLATERADSHAWTS from the coding sequence ATGAACAGGGCGATCCTCACGCTGGTGCTGCTCCCCCGCAATGTCGGGGTGGTGCTCCTGCGCGTGTATCGCGCGGTAATCTCACCGTTGTACGGCGATGTCTGCCGGTATTACCCCTCGTGCTCGGCGTATGCCCTTGGCGCCGTTCAGGAATATGGCCTGATCGTCGGCGCTTTCTTCGCCGCACGCCGGGTCTTGCGTTGTCATCCTTGGGCTGAGGGCGGAATCGATGATGTTCCCCTGAAACGACACCGTCGCTACACCGTGACGTCGTTTGGATTTGTAGTTCCTTTAGCCACGGAAAGGGCTGACTCGCACGCATGGACCTCTTAG